ATGACGCTGAGAATATTTTCATCTgcttatttgtcattttgtgtatcttctttggagaaatgcctattcagactctttgcccagttttaaattgggttatttatctttttattactgagttgcaAGAGTTCTTTTATGTTCTAGAAACAAGTCCCTTATTAGATAAACGATTTGCAaacatttctcccattctgtgggctgtcttttcacattcttgatgGAGTCCTTCAAAGCACAAAAGTTCTAAATGTTGAAgaaatctgtttatttatttttttctttcattgcttgtgtttgtGTTGTAATGTCTAAGAAGGCTTTGCAGAACCACACCTTCTAATCTTCATAGTCTCGGTTGCCAAGCACAGAGCCTGGAATATAGCAGGCACCCAAATAATTAAGAACTGAGATAATGTATCTTTTTTCATTTGAACTTAGGAATTTATTGAACactgtatcagttatctattgttttattcattttattgagatatatccacataccatgcagtcatacaaaacaaatcgtacattcgattgttcacagtaccgttacatagttgtacattcatcaccaaaatcaatccctgacaccttcattaccacacacacaaaaataacaagaataataattaaagtgaaaaagagcaattaaagtaaaaaagaacactgggtgcctttgtttgtttgtttgtttcctccccccatttttctactcatccatccataaactagacaaaggggactgtggtccttatggctttcccaatccccttgtcacccctcataagctacatttttatacaactgtcttcgagattcatgggttctgggttgtagtttgatagtttcaggtatccaccaccagctaccccaattctttagaacctaaaaagggttgtctatattgtgcgtaagagtgcccaccagagtgacctcttggctccttttggaatctctctgccactgaagtttatttcatttccattcacatcctctttttggtcaagaagatgttctccatcccatgatgccaggtctacattcctccccaggagtcatatttccacattgccaggaagattcacttgTATCAGTTACCTATTCCGATGCAACAAATGATCCCAATTTAGTGGCTTGAAACCACAAATGTTATTTTGCTCATGATTCAGCGGGTTGTTTGGGCAGTATTTCTGGTCTGGGATGCCTTGGCTGTCTCTGCTAGGCTTTCACATGTGTCTGTGTTCAACTTGCAGGTTGGTTGATGGTTGGATGATCGAGGATGGCTTCGCTCATGTGTCTGGTGGTTGGTAGACTGTTGGATGCTTTGGTTCTCCTCCATGTTGTCTTTCACCCTCCAGCACGCTAGTTCAGACTTGTTCCCATGGTGGTCTTAGAGTTCTAAGCCCAAACCCTAATACCCAAGCacttttcaagcctctgcttgtATCATATTTTCTCACATCCTATTAACCAAAGCAATTCACATTGCCAAGCCCAGGTTTAAGGAACAGAGAAATAGACTCCAGCTCTTGATGGGAAGGGAAGAATTTGTGGTCTTTTTTAGAACTTACCACAAGCAGCTTTTATGCTCCTAGCACTGTGTTAGACTGTCATGGAAGACTGTAAACCCTTTCAAGTTTACAATATCACTGTGAatgttcatttactcattcaacaaatatttattgagtgcctactatgtgtcaggcatagTTCTGGGCTCCGGAGATACCTCAGTAAGCAGAGAAGACCAAAATCCTTTCCCttataaaacttacattctagtggatatTGTAATAGGGAGAATTGCAAATAGAGTCCCAGCAAATTATTCTGGTGGtggtgaaattttattttatttaacctacaTATAGTCAAAATTAAATCCAGGTCTTAGTTCCTGGGAGCAGGAGAGAAAATGGCAATACCCTAAGAATAGggtcccctttgtctcatttatggatggatgagtagaaacatgggggaattaaagaaaaggcacccagtgtttttactttaattgttctttttcactttaatttttattattattatttgtgtgtgtgtggtaatgaaaatgtcaaaaattaattttggtgatgaatgcacaactatataatggtactgtaaacaattgaatgtatgctttgtttgtatgactgcatggtatgtgaatatatctcaataaaatgaatttaaaaaaaagaatagatggCAAAAGGGAGAATATTACAAAAGATTCTAAGAAAGTAAATCAGACTCCTATAAAAAATagtactttgtttttaaaatgtttttaaactgagttttcaTCAGCCAGGTTTcagccagagaaacagaaccagtaggagATACATATGAAAGAATTTATTGCAAGGAATTGGTTTACATGATTGTGGGGAATGGTTAGGCAAGTCTGAAATCAATAGGGCAGGCCATCAGGAAGGGCAGGCTGGAACTGTCTGTCATGGGCTGAAGCTTCAGTCcagaggcagaatttcttcttcatcaGGGAAGCCTCAGATCTGCTTTTAAGGCCTTTTAATTGATTGAATCCGTCCTACCCAGATGAGATAAATAATCTCCCAGTTTATGAATTTTAATCACATCTACAGAATACCTTTACAGCAACACCAAGATTAGTGTTTGAGTAGCTGGGTACCATAGCCTAACCAAATTGGCACATCAAAAGATCATCACAGGGTTagattgcacaactctgtaaatgtatgaaaaaacactgaaatgtacactttaaaatgggtgaattatatggtatgtgaaatatagctcagtaaagctgtttttttttttaataaaaaagtggATTAATTCCATGCTTTGgtgatctaatttttaaaaaatagatgtggGCTGCCGCTTCttcaaaaaaaaagtcagtttatgAATGTGTTTGACTAGGCCTGGAAGGCAGAACAGATACTGTGGTTCATGAGAAACATGGTGCCAACTCATGCTGAGCCTGGCACAGTTCCGTTCCCTCAGTTAGAAGTCAGAGTAATTTCTCCATGGCTTCATTACTGCCTCTGTGCCATAGACCAATTAATTACCTCAGCCAGTCACTAGGAGGAGACAGCTCTCTCAAGAGCTGAAGAGCACAATCTGTGCTAAGAGCCCAGGAAGATCCTTAGGCCCATAAGCTGGTTTTGTGATGTAGGACCTGGTGCTACCTAGTAAAAGCCATGTCACCTCCAATTTGCTCTCTGTCTTCTCTGCACTCAAGTAGCTCTGGCCTGCAGGCAGCTATTACAGCTCAGCAACAGAGACAAGTAAGTAGGTGGtgagtttttttgtgtttttttttttaatgtgaggcAACGGCTAGACGTGTTCCAGTAATTTGGAGCAGGGTGAGATCATTCTGGGCTGGCAAAGCTTAGATGAGGCCCTTTAGGAAGAGAGGATGAGCAAAATGTGGATGCAAATAGGGTAGGAGGGCACAAATCAGGACCAGGAACAAACAAAGGGTTAGAGGTAGAGACTGGGCCAGCTGGAGTAGAGTGTCCTGGAAAGGTTGGGCAGGTATGGGAAggtgggtagaggtcagggagGCTCCTGCAAGAGAGGCAGAGGAAGGCAGGCTGGATGCGGGCCAACCTGTGGCCTCCAAAGTAGAGTGTGCACATGTCAGGGTATGTTCAAGACGATTCATTGGGGCGGGGGAAGAAAATGTTATAACTTcgattgttttaatttttgatccaaagaataacaaaataaactTAACTAGTTAGATAAATATCTGGACTGCTGCTGCCACCCTCCCCACTGTTTGTAGACCAGATAGTCACAAGACAAAAACATTGCTTAAGTTATCTTGAAGAGAGTGGGAGTTCCTCAATGGAGGGGAAGATGAGCCCCATCATTTGCTTTcagtgttttgcaaaacatcGCAGTTTTCTTCTGCCTAAAGTGTGTTTACAGATTCTAGTATCTAGTTATAGTGAAACCAACCCCCACAGAACAGGTGACTTTGAAGGATCCCACAAAGGAATCCCTGCttgaaaataatattaatgagGCAAGCAGAATCAAACAACCAGAAAATGTCAGAGGTTGCAATTCTCCTCCTTCTAGAACCTCACCACAACCGTAAAGGTAAGttatattatctccatttaacagatgaggaatctgagtaCTAGAGAAGTTAGGTGGCCAGCTGGGTCAATTCATCAGGGCTGCTGAGAAGCAGACACCAAGATGGGAAAGGACATGTAAGAGATGTATGAGGAAAAAGCATGTGAAGGGTTCAGAGGAAGGAGCAGGAAAAGGTGGGAGTTCCTTCTATTGATGCAGGTCTGAGCCCTgtggagaagagagggaaggaagcaggaaaggGAAAGATGAGTCTTGGGCTGCCCCGCAGCTCTGGGAAAGTCTCAGACAGGCCAGTGGGGAGTACTCAAGCCAAAGTCACTCAATGGAGGAGTCCTGCATCTCCCAGGAACGGGCTGCTCCAGTACACTGACCATGCATTGCTGGCTGGGAGCAGCCCATGGGAAGCACAGCCACAGCGCAAGTGCGGTGGTGCAtccagaggggcaggagctggccATCGGTCTATCATTTTCCAAAACCAGGAAGTGTGAGTGGCACAATACCATGGCCTTCACAATAGCCTAAAATCACATGGCCATAAATAGTGAGATTAGGATTTGAGCTGAGACCTTCCTGACTCTaaatcccactttttttttttttttgtccctgcaCTATATGCCTAGGGTCTTGGACATGAGCCAAGTGGAATCAGAGGACTGAAGACAAATTTCACATACTTCCCTGTTTTGCTCTAAAGCCTTCTCCCATGCCAAGGAGTACAGTAGTGCTAAAAGAGCCACTGGGAAGGTACTCTGAACCTTCTCAAATCATTCCAGAAACCACACAGGTTCCCACAGCACAAATTTCTAAAGTAAAAACCTAAGTCAGGTGACATGCCAGAACAGAGATCTGAGACAACATTTTAAATCCTACTaaagtttctttttctattcttgcCCATTCTTCCCCATCCCCTGAGAACACAcaaatccagaaataaatttattgaaCACTTCCTATGTGCCAGATTCTACATTCGGTATTGGGTACATCTACATGGAATTTACAGTATGGTAGGAGAGGCAGATATTAAAAAGTAacaatgaatatatctcaataaaatggagattaaaaaacaaaacaaaacaaaaaaaacaaacaaaaacaaacaaacaaacaaaaagtcctgTGTACAGGTCTTTTTGTGGATGAAATTTTTGGTAACAAAACCAAATTTTTCTCCAAATAATGACAAGAAGtatgaattactttttaaaagttcagCGTAGAAATTGAATTTTACTATTTGATATCAGAGttatttaaaacttcaaatacTTCAGTTTAGTAAAGTCctcacaaaattttttaattatatgcaTTAAGATAAAAGTGGCACTAACTATAATTTTAAGTGAGGAATAAAAGTTTAATCAGGGCAACATCTGGATATCCACattgaatagagaaaaaaaatagccaGTTGACATGGGACTAGTTTTTGGAGGCTTAACCACAATATCTGTGTACTCATGCTGCAGACAGTGTCCTCTGAGTGAGAAACAACACATTGTTGGGGTGGGACAGAATTGTTTAATTTCTTGTGCTCCAGgcttcttcctttatttctaacAGGTTGACTTTTATCTTTGTGGCTTATcatagaatataaaaaaaattgttaaaacttGACCAAAGAGTGTATGATTTACCCCGCCAAGCGGTTCTGCTTGGTGCCAGCAATGGAGGGTGTGCGCTGGGCCTTTTCCTGCGGCACTTGGCTGCCGAGCCGAGCCGAATGGCTGCTGGCGGTGCGATCGATCCAGCCCGAGGAGAAGGAGCGCATTGGCCAGTTCGTCTTTGCCCGGGACGCTAAGGCAGCCATGGCTGGTCGTCTGATGATAAGGAAATTAGTTGCAGAGAAATTGAATATCCCTTGGAATAACATTCGTTTGCAAAGAACTGCAAAAGGAAAACCAGTTCTTGCAAAGGACTCATTGAATCCTTATCCCAATTTCAACTTTAACATCTCTCATCAAGGAGACTATGCTGTACTTGCTGCTGAACCTGAACTACAAGTTGGAATTGATATAATGAAGACTAGTTTTCCAGGTCGTGGTTCAATTCCAGAGTTCTTTCATATTATGAAAAGAAAGTTTACCAACAAAGAATGGGAAACAATCAGAAGCTTTAAGGACGAATGGACTCAGCTGGATATGTTTTATAGGAATTGGGCACTGAAAGAAAGCTTCATAAAAGCCATTGGCGTTGGACTAGGATTTGAATTACAGCGGCTTGAATTTGATATATCACCA
The DNA window shown above is from Choloepus didactylus isolate mChoDid1 chromosome 23 unlocalized genomic scaffold, mChoDid1.pri SUPER_23_unloc14, whole genome shotgun sequence and carries:
- the LOC119524985 gene encoding L-aminoadipate-semialdehyde dehydrogenase-phosphopantetheinyl transferase-like, giving the protein MIYPAKRFCLVPAMEGVRWAFSCGTWLPSRAEWLLAVRSIQPEEKERIGQFVFARDAKAAMAGRLMIRKLVAEKLNIPWNNIRLQRTAKGKPVLAKDSLNPYPNFNFNISHQGDYAVLAAEPELQVGIDIMKTSFPGRGSIPEFFHIMKRKFTNKEWETIRSFKDEWTQLDMFYRNWALKESFIKAIGVGLGFELQRLEFDISPLNLDIGQVYKETRLFLDGEEEKEWAFEESKIDEHHFVAVALRKPDGSRHQDVPSQDDSKPTQRQFTILTFNDLIASAVPMTPEDPSFWDCFCFTEEIPMRNGTKS